From the uncultured Trichococcus sp. genome, one window contains:
- the hisS gene encoding histidine--tRNA ligase: MIQKPKGTADIFLREAEIWQYVEETARILLHDYQFSEIRTPMFESYELFSRGVGDTSDIVSKEMYDFYDKGERHIALKPEGTAPVVRAYVENKLFGPEHPKPLKVYYISPMFRYERPQGGRMRQFHQLGVEVFGSINPATDVETMALAWDILKELELSDLKLVINSLGKTEDRIRYREALIAYLEPFHDELSKDSQTRLHKNPLRVLDSKDKRDKEIVAQAPSILEFLSEDSKKHFESVQEMLQALEIPFTINSNMVRGLDYYQDTIFEIMTSSAVFGAETTICGGGRYDGLVQEIGGPEVPGFGFGMGLERLILLIKDQQVDVPKLSELDVYVVGLGEATNIETLKLVQNARQAGYSADRDFHDRKAKAQFKTATKNGAKVVLTIGEDELQNKKVQFKVMSTGKEQTLSLAEIYADFDKVYKKQTADMTAFNEFFGKED, translated from the coding sequence ATGATACAAAAACCAAAAGGGACTGCCGACATATTTTTGCGGGAAGCAGAAATATGGCAATACGTGGAAGAAACCGCCAGGATCTTACTGCATGACTATCAATTTTCAGAAATCCGCACCCCGATGTTCGAAAGTTATGAACTGTTCTCCAGAGGGGTAGGCGATACGAGTGATATCGTATCAAAGGAAATGTATGACTTCTACGACAAAGGCGAACGCCATATCGCATTGAAACCGGAAGGGACGGCTCCGGTGGTTCGGGCCTACGTCGAAAACAAACTGTTCGGTCCTGAACACCCGAAACCATTGAAAGTCTATTACATCAGCCCGATGTTCCGCTACGAGAGGCCACAGGGCGGAAGAATGCGTCAATTCCACCAGCTGGGTGTCGAAGTTTTCGGGAGCATCAATCCGGCGACCGATGTCGAAACGATGGCATTGGCATGGGACATACTGAAAGAACTGGAATTGAGCGATCTGAAATTGGTCATCAATTCGTTGGGTAAGACAGAAGACCGGATCAGATACCGCGAAGCGCTTATCGCCTACTTGGAACCTTTCCATGATGAACTGAGCAAAGATTCGCAGACCCGCCTGCATAAGAATCCGTTGCGCGTATTGGACAGCAAAGACAAGCGCGACAAGGAGATTGTTGCCCAAGCACCGAGCATCTTGGAGTTCCTGTCGGAAGATTCGAAGAAACACTTTGAATCGGTTCAGGAAATGCTTCAGGCATTGGAAATTCCCTTTACAATCAACAGCAACATGGTCCGCGGTCTCGATTATTATCAGGATACCATCTTTGAAATCATGACCTCATCGGCAGTCTTCGGGGCGGAAACGACCATCTGCGGCGGCGGTCGTTATGACGGATTGGTCCAGGAAATCGGTGGACCGGAAGTTCCTGGGTTTGGCTTCGGGATGGGCTTGGAAAGGCTGATCCTATTGATCAAAGATCAACAAGTCGATGTACCGAAACTATCCGAGTTGGATGTCTATGTGGTCGGCTTGGGAGAAGCTACGAACATCGAAACCTTGAAGTTGGTCCAAAATGCGCGCCAAGCAGGCTATTCGGCGGATCGTGATTTCCATGACCGCAAAGCCAAAGCGCAATTCAAAACCGCCACGAAAAATGGAGCCAAAGTAGTGCTGACCATCGGCGAAGACGAATTGCAGAACAAAAAAGTGCAGTTCAAAGTGATGTCGACCGGCAAAGAACAGACTTTATCGTTGGCTGAAATTTATGCTGATTTTGATAAGGTCTACAAAAAACAGACAGCTGATATGACAGCTTTCAATGAATTTTTCGGAAAAGAAGACTAG
- a CDS encoding N-acetylmuramoyl-L-alanine amidase — protein sequence MKTIAKNRHLFFLTLVLLFVGLGSFGTVALANYTTVSISASIVNVRSGPGLSYDIMTQIQGGSSVNVLAEKNEWYKVRLSDGRIGWVASWLINNTEIAATSELLATVLVPVANVRQENNETSEVVGTASEGEKFALLYEENGWSQIQYNNKVAWILSELIEISPGSIQLAPETVDTTAVVVDDANPKVIITMDGVNVRSGPSTGSEILFIAEKDEEYELIGESGDFYKILYEGNQEGYVASWLVETSESLNAQVTASSTTTLAEATIVIDPGHGGEDPGAEGTYIYEKEVTLKTAQAVAEKLRSAGANVILTRTSDIYVTLENRAEMSNVNNADLFISLHYDSTASGTSATGFTTYYYADKDIPLANLVDDHLADNLPLQDNGSKFGDFLVTRENDQPALLLELGYMNNDSDVKTFNSDYYRSLVAESIYQALTEYFQ from the coding sequence GTGAAGACTATCGCAAAAAATAGACATCTGTTCTTCTTGACGCTTGTTTTGCTATTTGTCGGATTGGGCTCCTTCGGTACGGTAGCATTAGCAAACTATACTACGGTCAGCATCTCCGCCAGCATTGTAAATGTCCGGTCCGGTCCAGGCTTATCCTACGACATCATGACGCAAATTCAAGGCGGGTCCTCTGTCAATGTTTTGGCCGAAAAGAACGAATGGTATAAAGTCAGGCTTTCGGATGGAAGAATCGGTTGGGTTGCCAGCTGGCTGATCAACAACACCGAAATCGCGGCAACATCCGAATTGCTGGCAACGGTCCTGGTACCCGTCGCCAACGTCCGGCAAGAGAACAACGAAACATCTGAAGTCGTCGGAACGGCCAGTGAAGGCGAAAAATTCGCCCTATTATACGAAGAGAACGGCTGGAGCCAAATCCAGTACAACAATAAAGTCGCTTGGATTTTATCTGAGCTGATCGAAATTTCACCAGGCAGCATCCAATTGGCGCCGGAAACAGTCGATACCACAGCGGTTGTTGTTGACGATGCGAATCCAAAGGTCATCATCACAATGGATGGCGTAAATGTCCGCAGCGGTCCTTCGACTGGCAGCGAAATCCTGTTCATTGCCGAAAAAGACGAAGAGTACGAACTGATCGGCGAATCCGGTGATTTCTATAAGATCCTTTATGAAGGGAACCAGGAAGGCTATGTCGCCTCCTGGTTGGTGGAAACATCCGAGTCGCTCAATGCGCAGGTCACTGCTTCCTCCACCACGACTCTCGCCGAAGCGACCATCGTGATCGATCCGGGCCACGGAGGAGAAGATCCAGGTGCGGAAGGTACTTACATTTACGAGAAGGAAGTCACACTCAAAACCGCTCAAGCGGTGGCGGAAAAATTGCGCAGTGCCGGAGCCAACGTCATATTGACGCGCACCTCCGATATCTATGTAACCTTGGAAAATCGGGCCGAAATGAGTAATGTCAACAATGCCGATCTGTTCATCAGCCTACATTACGACTCCACCGCAAGCGGCACTTCCGCTACCGGCTTCACGACTTATTACTACGCGGATAAGGATATTCCGTTGGCAAATCTCGTTGATGATCACCTGGCTGACAATTTGCCGTTGCAGGACAATGGTTCCAAATTCGGCGACTTCTTGGTCACACGCGAAAACGATCAGCCTGCCTTATTGTTGGAGCTTGGGTACATGAACAATGACTCGGATGTCAAGACTTTCAACTCCGATTACTACCGCTCGTTGGTCGCCGAAAGCATCTACCAAGCTTTGACCGAATATTTCCAATAA
- the dtd gene encoding D-aminoacyl-tRNA deacylase: MRVVVQKVTEASVAVDGEIIGEIGEGFMLLVGIGKDDTQEDVHYLARKISKLRVFEDEEGKMNRALKDVDGAILSVSQFTLFAETKKGNRPSFTNAAPPETGETLYQAFNELLRAEGFPVASGKFGAHMAVSLINDGPVTILIDSKNK; encoded by the coding sequence ATGCGTGTTGTTGTACAGAAAGTGACGGAAGCCTCCGTCGCGGTTGATGGGGAAATCATCGGGGAAATAGGTGAGGGCTTCATGCTTTTGGTCGGTATCGGCAAGGACGACACTCAAGAAGATGTGCACTACCTTGCCCGTAAAATTTCGAAGCTCAGGGTTTTCGAAGATGAAGAGGGCAAAATGAACCGCGCCTTGAAGGATGTGGATGGAGCCATCCTTTCGGTATCCCAGTTCACCTTGTTCGCTGAAACCAAAAAAGGCAATCGCCCAAGCTTCACCAATGCGGCCCCTCCGGAAACGGGGGAGACGCTCTATCAAGCGTTCAATGAGCTGCTAAGAGCGGAAGGTTTTCCTGTGGCATCGGGTAAGTTCGGTGCGCACATGGCTGTTAGTCTGATCAACGATGGTCCTGTAACCATCCTCATCGATTCCAAAAACAAATAA
- the deoC gene encoding deoxyribose-phosphate aldolase — protein MVEKLNKYIDHTLLRQDATEKEIKALCEEAKEYDFKSVCVQPYWVKKVEAFLDGSDVLVCTVVGFPHGANTAEVKTFEAKQAVQNGADEVDMVINIGALKDGDHQTVEHEIAALVEAVKGKAILKVIIETCLLNDEEKVIACQLAQKAGADFVKTSTGFSTGGATLEDIALMRKTVGPVMDVKASGGVRTYEDALAFIAAGATRLGTSSGKKIVEGWLAAK, from the coding sequence ATGGTTGAAAAATTGAACAAATACATCGATCACACTTTATTAAGACAAGATGCGACAGAGAAGGAAATCAAAGCCCTTTGCGAAGAAGCGAAGGAATACGACTTCAAATCCGTCTGCGTACAACCCTACTGGGTCAAAAAGGTTGAAGCCTTTCTGGACGGTTCGGATGTTCTTGTCTGCACTGTCGTCGGGTTTCCGCATGGTGCCAACACGGCAGAAGTGAAGACTTTCGAAGCGAAACAGGCTGTTCAGAACGGTGCCGATGAAGTCGACATGGTCATCAACATCGGAGCTTTGAAGGATGGCGATCACCAGACGGTCGAACATGAAATCGCGGCTTTGGTCGAAGCCGTCAAGGGCAAGGCAATCCTCAAGGTCATCATCGAGACGTGCCTGTTGAACGACGAGGAAAAAGTGATTGCTTGCCAGTTGGCCCAAAAGGCGGGTGCCGACTTTGTCAAGACATCCACCGGTTTTTCAACAGGTGGCGCTACATTGGAAGACATCGCACTGATGCGCAAGACGGTCGGTCCTGTAATGGACGTAAAAGCGAGCGGCGGCGTGCGCACGTATGAAGATGCATTGGCTTTCATCGCAGCCGGCGCAACGCGTCTGGGCACTTCCAGCGGCAAGAAAATCGTCGAAGGTTGGCTTGCGGCAAAATAA
- a CDS encoding 16S rRNA (uracil(1498)-N(3))-methyltransferase, with product MQRYIIPPLAKDYQTQTIILSDEFHHHMVHVMRMKQGEQVYLADNSGISFVAEITDISASTVSLKWVADEDRSTELPVKIAIACGLPKGDKLEYIVQKGTELGAAAFIPFAAKNAVVKWTADKSAKKQQRLQKIAKEAAEQSHRQKEPVVHPLNNLKELLAEASKYSKVLVAYEEDAKSGEGSILVNTLENLETGDSLLLVFGPEGGLAPEELAAFRQAGHKSCALGPRILRAETAPLYALAAVSYEMELRKGADKNG from the coding sequence ATGCAACGATACATCATTCCGCCTCTAGCAAAAGATTATCAAACGCAGACGATCATCTTGTCGGATGAGTTCCATCACCATATGGTGCATGTGATGCGCATGAAGCAGGGCGAACAGGTATATTTGGCCGACAACTCCGGCATTTCATTCGTTGCGGAAATCACCGATATATCCGCAAGCACCGTCAGCTTGAAGTGGGTGGCCGATGAAGACCGCTCCACGGAACTGCCGGTCAAGATTGCGATCGCTTGCGGCTTGCCTAAAGGCGACAAGCTGGAATACATCGTACAGAAGGGCACAGAGTTGGGCGCGGCAGCCTTCATCCCGTTCGCGGCCAAGAATGCGGTTGTGAAGTGGACAGCTGATAAAAGCGCAAAAAAACAGCAGCGCCTGCAGAAAATTGCGAAAGAGGCTGCTGAGCAATCGCACCGTCAAAAAGAACCGGTTGTGCATCCTCTCAACAACCTCAAAGAGTTGCTGGCGGAAGCTTCAAAATACAGCAAAGTATTGGTTGCCTATGAGGAGGATGCAAAATCCGGCGAGGGCAGCATATTGGTGAACACCCTGGAAAATCTCGAAACAGGCGATTCCCTATTGTTGGTGTTCGGCCCTGAAGGCGGGTTGGCGCCGGAAGAACTGGCGGCTTTCAGACAAGCCGGCCACAAGAGCTGTGCGTTGGGACCGAGGATTTTGCGGGCTGAAACAGCGCCTTTGTACGCATTGGCGGCAGTATCCTATGAAATGGAATTAAGAAAAGGAGCGGATAAAAATGGTTGA
- the prmA gene encoding 50S ribosomal protein L11 methyltransferase, giving the protein MEWNEVKVVTATEAVEAVSNILMEAGAKGVAIDDELDFVNLQDDGFGQIKEERALPEEGHAVYIMAYYPNNEGFQDTVLFIKDQLAQLEKIDLKIGKNELQINQVKEEDWENSWKEYFHPIRLTRFLTIVPYWEEYTPEDEKEMLIQLDPGMAFGTGTHPTTRLSIEALEAVMRGGEKVIDVGTGSGVLSIAAKAMGAETVYAYDIDEIATRVSKENIAYNAYASDVIVKENNLLVGIADQEADIIVANILAEILLLLLPDAYKNLKDDGHFILSGIIDSKKEELIEALISNGFEIEQEKQMKDWVCLICTKKLED; this is encoded by the coding sequence ATGGAATGGAATGAAGTGAAGGTTGTGACTGCTACCGAAGCGGTTGAGGCTGTATCGAATATATTGATGGAAGCCGGTGCGAAAGGTGTCGCCATAGATGACGAATTGGACTTCGTCAATCTGCAGGATGATGGTTTCGGCCAGATCAAAGAGGAACGGGCCTTGCCTGAGGAAGGGCATGCCGTTTATATCATGGCTTATTATCCGAACAACGAAGGTTTCCAGGATACCGTGTTGTTCATCAAAGATCAGCTTGCACAGCTGGAAAAAATTGATCTGAAGATCGGAAAAAATGAGCTGCAGATCAACCAAGTGAAAGAAGAGGATTGGGAAAATTCCTGGAAAGAATATTTCCATCCGATCCGGTTGACGCGTTTTTTGACGATCGTACCTTATTGGGAAGAGTACACGCCTGAAGATGAGAAAGAAATGCTGATTCAATTGGATCCCGGGATGGCCTTCGGCACCGGCACGCATCCGACGACACGTCTGTCCATCGAAGCGCTTGAAGCGGTCATGCGCGGCGGCGAAAAAGTGATCGATGTCGGAACCGGGTCGGGCGTGCTGAGCATAGCAGCCAAGGCCATGGGTGCGGAAACTGTCTATGCCTACGATATCGACGAAATCGCAACACGCGTTTCCAAAGAGAACATCGCTTATAATGCGTATGCTTCGGATGTCATCGTCAAAGAAAACAACCTTTTGGTGGGGATTGCCGATCAGGAAGCGGATATCATCGTTGCGAATATCCTGGCGGAAATCCTGCTGCTGTTGCTTCCGGACGCTTATAAGAACCTCAAGGACGATGGCCATTTCATCCTCTCGGGCATCATCGATTCAAAGAAAGAGGAACTGATTGAAGCCTTGATCAGCAACGGCTTTGAGATCGAGCAAGAAAAGCAAATGAAAGATTGGGTTTGCCTGATCTGCACAAAAAAACTGGAGGATTGA
- a CDS encoding DUF3013 family protein has product MDKSMIDKIHEELEEQHLPCEWRLEWHKPFHTVEIVLLLEVSYPPDNSISDIFGHSNHEDRFIFEDSVLFYDRASSKIRAEEYLTGIPFDRKKGIQGGLAEAVVKNIRLTVGEANSKLRDFLNNEGDSSFELHWNELNFMQTIETLKELGRFDETYYRYP; this is encoded by the coding sequence ATGGACAAAAGTATGATCGATAAGATCCACGAGGAATTGGAAGAACAGCACTTGCCTTGTGAGTGGCGGTTGGAGTGGCATAAACCCTTCCATACAGTCGAAATTGTGTTATTATTAGAAGTCAGTTATCCTCCAGATAATAGTATTTCTGATATTTTTGGCCATTCGAATCATGAAGATCGGTTCATTTTTGAAGATTCCGTTTTGTTCTATGATCGCGCATCCTCCAAAATACGGGCGGAGGAATACTTGACCGGCATCCCTTTCGACCGGAAAAAGGGGATTCAAGGCGGATTGGCCGAAGCCGTGGTCAAGAACATACGCTTGACGGTCGGCGAAGCAAACAGCAAACTCAGGGATTTTCTGAACAATGAAGGGGACTCCAGCTTCGAATTGCATTGGAATGAGCTGAATTTTATGCAGACAATCGAAACACTGAAGGAATTAGGAAGATTTGATGAAACGTATTATCGTTATCCTTGA
- the gpsB gene encoding cell division regulator GpsB: protein MADKNLTTKDILQKEFKSAMRGYNVAEVDEFLDMIIRDYESYQKDLSYLQSENERLMSRVDELTKQAVLAKPTQSNVSSVGSGVTNFDILKRLSNLEKHVFGSKLDETNEEAN from the coding sequence ATGGCAGATAAAAATCTAACAACTAAAGATATTCTGCAAAAAGAATTCAAAAGCGCTATGAGAGGCTATAACGTTGCAGAAGTCGATGAATTCCTGGATATGATCATAAGGGATTATGAATCTTATCAAAAAGATCTTTCTTATCTTCAAAGCGAAAATGAACGTTTGATGAGCCGTGTTGACGAGTTGACGAAGCAAGCAGTTTTAGCTAAGCCGACGCAATCGAATGTTTCTTCAGTCGGCAGTGGTGTAACGAACTTTGACATTCTGAAACGCCTTTCCAACTTGGAGAAACATGTATTCGGTTCAAAACTGGATGAAACAAACGAAGAAGCAAACTAG
- a CDS encoding class I SAM-dependent RNA methyltransferase gives MKTYQLVATAASGIEAITGNELKKMGYNVQVENGKAYFSGTEADIITTNLWLRTADRIKIVFGKFEAKTFDDLFEQTKALPWEQILPMDAEFPVSGKSQKSTLYSVPDCQAIVKKAIVNRLSEYYHRRTRLPESGALYPIEVAINKDEVILTIDTSGSSLFKRGYRSEKGGAPLKENMAAALVMLTNWFPDRPFYDPTCGSGTIPIEAALIGLNIAPGLKRSFPSEEWNIFEEGLWDRIRNEAKAAANFDVKLDIGGSDIDPHVIAIAKSNAEKAGVADYVTFKQLALADFTTTKEYGTIVCNPPYGERLSDQEEIEILYKEMGQVFRPLKTWSKYILTSELLFEEFYGEKATKKRKLYNGRLRTDLFQYWGTRPPRVKKELDASETKGK, from the coding sequence ATGAAAACATATCAATTAGTGGCTACGGCCGCAAGCGGCATCGAAGCCATCACCGGCAATGAGCTGAAGAAAATGGGCTACAATGTCCAAGTAGAAAACGGCAAAGCCTACTTCTCCGGTACGGAAGCGGACATCATCACCACCAACCTATGGCTGCGCACCGCTGACCGCATCAAAATCGTGTTCGGCAAATTTGAAGCCAAAACTTTCGATGATCTTTTCGAGCAAACGAAAGCTTTGCCATGGGAACAAATCCTTCCGATGGATGCGGAATTCCCTGTTTCCGGCAAATCGCAAAAATCGACCTTGTACAGCGTCCCGGATTGCCAAGCGATCGTCAAAAAGGCCATCGTCAACCGCCTGAGCGAATACTACCACCGTCGCACCCGTTTGCCTGAATCCGGCGCCCTCTATCCGATCGAAGTGGCCATCAACAAAGATGAAGTGATCCTGACGATCGACACGAGCGGATCCAGTCTGTTTAAACGCGGTTACCGTTCCGAAAAAGGCGGCGCTCCATTGAAGGAAAACATGGCAGCCGCTTTGGTGATGCTGACCAATTGGTTCCCGGATCGCCCCTTCTATGACCCGACTTGCGGCTCCGGCACGATTCCGATCGAAGCGGCTTTGATCGGTCTGAACATCGCTCCTGGATTGAAACGCTCTTTCCCTTCCGAAGAATGGAACATTTTTGAAGAAGGTTTGTGGGATCGCATCCGCAACGAAGCTAAAGCTGCCGCTAACTTCGATGTGAAATTGGATATCGGCGGTTCCGACATCGATCCGCATGTCATCGCCATCGCGAAAAGCAATGCCGAAAAAGCGGGCGTTGCGGATTATGTCACTTTCAAACAATTGGCGTTGGCCGACTTCACGACAACCAAAGAATACGGTACAATCGTCTGCAACCCGCCATACGGTGAGCGCCTCTCCGATCAGGAAGAAATCGAAATACTCTACAAAGAGATGGGCCAAGTTTTCCGTCCGTTGAAGACATGGAGCAAATACATCCTGACTAGCGAGTTGCTTTTCGAAGAATTCTACGGCGAAAAAGCCACGAAAAAACGCAAACTCTACAACGGCAGATTGCGTACCGATCTGTTCCAATATTGGGGTACGCGCCCTCCTAGAGTCAAAAAAGAGCTTGATGCCAGCGAAACCAAAGGGAAATAA
- a CDS encoding zinc-binding dehydrogenase, whose protein sequence is MGRHKERTDLGFEFGATDVIAERGDEGIAKVKELTNGEGTHVVLECVGLMPAYEMSLGAVRAGGVISRVGVPQYVEAPVGFASLFGRNITLTGGPAPTRAYMEELLPDILDGTLEPGRVFDVTVDLDGVPDGYRAMDNREALKVLIRP, encoded by the coding sequence ATGGGCCGTCACAAAGAGCGTACCGATCTTGGATTCGAATTCGGTGCAACGGATGTCATCGCTGAACGAGGCGATGAGGGGATCGCGAAAGTCAAGGAATTGACTAACGGGGAGGGCACGCATGTCGTGCTCGAATGTGTCGGTCTGATGCCCGCTTATGAGATGAGCCTGGGTGCTGTCCGTGCTGGCGGAGTCATCAGCCGTGTCGGTGTTCCGCAGTATGTCGAAGCTCCTGTCGGCTTTGCGAGCCTTTTCGGCCGCAACATTACGCTTACCGGAGGACCGGCACCGACTCGTGCCTATATGGAAGAACTTTTGCCGGACATCCTTGACGGTACGTTGGAGCCTGGCCGTGTCTTCGATGTGACAGTCGATCTGGACGGCGTTCCGGATGGCTACAGAGCCATGGACAATCGCGAAGCGTTGAAAGTGTTGATCAGACCTTAA
- a CDS encoding alcohol dehydrogenase catalytic domain-containing protein, whose amino-acid sequence MKANIMYAAGDVRVEEISVPEIQKPTDVILKVVVACICGSDLHPYHSMHAHEHGEGEAMGHEVLGRIDVMGSEVSGFKKGDLVVVPFAYGDNTCPFCKEGLMTSCVNGGFMTGCQAEYVRVPQAQGSMFKLPDYIDENSPLLPSLLTLSDVYGTGYHAAVMGGVNENTTVTVIGDGAVGLLAVLSAKKLGAEKDYLDGPSQRAYRSWIRIRCNGCHR is encoded by the coding sequence ATGAAAGCAAACATAATGTACGCGGCCGGCGATGTGCGCGTGGAAGAAATTTCCGTCCCTGAAATACAGAAACCAACGGATGTGATCCTGAAAGTAGTGGTTGCCTGCATCTGCGGAAGTGACTTGCATCCATACCACAGCATGCATGCGCACGAGCACGGTGAAGGCGAAGCGATGGGGCATGAAGTACTCGGCAGAATCGACGTAATGGGTTCTGAAGTTTCTGGATTCAAAAAAGGCGATTTGGTCGTTGTTCCTTTCGCATACGGCGACAACACTTGTCCGTTTTGTAAAGAAGGCTTGATGACTTCCTGCGTAAATGGCGGCTTCATGACCGGTTGCCAAGCGGAATACGTTCGGGTGCCTCAAGCGCAGGGCAGCATGTTTAAATTACCCGACTACATTGACGAGAATTCTCCTCTGTTGCCTTCATTGTTGACTTTATCCGATGTATACGGAACGGGTTATCATGCGGCAGTAATGGGCGGAGTCAACGAGAATACGACTGTGACGGTCATCGGAGACGGTGCTGTAGGCCTTCTGGCTGTCCTTTCAGCGAAGAAACTTGGAGCGGAAAAAGATTATCTTGATGGGCCGTCACAAAGAGCGTACCGATCTTGGATTCGAATTCGGTGCAACGGATGTCATCGCTGA
- a CDS encoding aldo/keto reductase gives MQYTTVGRTGIKVSDLCFGAMSFGGDADEETSKALYNRCLEAGINFFDTADMYSHGRSEEILGKLMKGQREELVIASKVFFPTSKTPNVNERGLSRKHILTSIDASLKRLDTDYIDFYILHYFDPTTDIELTLRTLDDLQKQGKILYSGVSNWAAWQIMDALGISERELLSRFTAFANKLGVSPATLAVAWAKSHPAVTAPIIGARNLAQLEDSLAAADFEMTPELRAEISSLSLAPEPTTGRSEEKTLGQFGVGQK, from the coding sequence ATGCAATATACAACAGTCGGCAGAACCGGGATAAAAGTATCTGATTTGTGTTTTGGAGCCATGTCTTTTGGTGGCGATGCGGATGAAGAAACGTCAAAAGCATTGTATAACCGCTGTCTTGAGGCTGGAATCAATTTTTTTGATACAGCAGATATGTATTCGCACGGCCGGTCCGAAGAAATTCTCGGGAAATTGATGAAGGGGCAACGGGAGGAGCTTGTGATTGCAAGCAAAGTCTTCTTCCCGACATCGAAAACACCGAATGTCAATGAGCGCGGTCTATCCCGTAAGCATATACTCACAAGCATCGACGCCAGTCTGAAACGCTTGGATACGGACTACATCGATTTCTATATCCTGCATTATTTCGACCCGACTACCGATATAGAATTGACTTTGCGCACTTTGGATGATCTGCAAAAACAAGGGAAAATCCTCTACTCCGGCGTCAGCAATTGGGCAGCCTGGCAGATCATGGATGCGCTTGGCATTTCGGAAAGGGAGTTGCTCAGTCGCTTCACGGCCTTCGCCAATAAACTGGGCGTAAGCCCGGCTACATTAGCTGTCGCTTGGGCAAAAAGCCACCCAGCCGTGACTGCCCCAATCATTGGAGCCAGGAATCTGGCTCAACTGGAGGATTCCTTGGCTGCAGCCGATTTTGAGATGACGCCTGAATTGCGGGCAGAAATCAGTTCGCTTTCCCTAGCCCCGGAACCGACAACAGGGCGTTCAGAAGAAAAAACGCTCGGTCAGTTCGGCGTGGGGCAAAAATAA
- a CDS encoding NAD(P)H-binding protein — MTKIVIIGATGSVGRVARKLFLEKTNDELTLFSRRPEKLKPIDSTREIAVSGDVMNASDLDKVISGQDVVFASLTGNLGKMAKAIVESMKRVGVNRLIFIASMGIYNEIPASIGSSGNLRSNPVLQTYRDAADVIEASGLDYTIIRPGWFDSSNDTDYEISVKGEPFGGHDVSRKSIADLVVRLAADPTLYVRESVGINRPE; from the coding sequence ATGACAAAAATAGTGATTATCGGCGCAACCGGTTCTGTTGGTCGCGTAGCAAGAAAGCTGTTCCTTGAAAAAACCAACGATGAATTGACGCTTTTCTCGCGGCGTCCGGAAAAGCTCAAGCCGATCGATTCAACGAGAGAAATTGCCGTTTCGGGTGATGTGATGAATGCATCCGACCTTGACAAGGTCATCTCTGGCCAGGATGTAGTATTTGCCTCTTTGACAGGGAATCTAGGGAAAATGGCCAAGGCGATTGTGGAATCGATGAAACGCGTTGGAGTAAACCGTTTGATATTTATTGCTTCTATGGGTATCTATAATGAAATCCCAGCTTCAATCGGTTCTTCCGGCAACCTTCGCTCCAATCCGGTATTGCAGACGTACCGTGACGCGGCTGACGTCATTGAGGCTTCCGGTTTGGATTATACGATCATCCGTCCGGGCTGGTTCGACAGCAGCAACGATACCGATTATGAAATTTCCGTCAAAGGCGAGCCGTTCGGCGGACACGATGTATCCAGAAAAAGCATCGCGGATCTGGTTGTTCGCCTTGCTGCCGATCCGACCCTTTATGTCCGTGAAAGTGTCGGCATCAATCGTCCGGAATGA
- a CDS encoding SDR family NAD(P)-dependent oxidoreductase translates to MSKTWMITGVSSGFGYELTRQLLDKGDKVIGTVRNKAKISDLITEYPTLFDCQILDVTDAPAIHEVVKDSFEKHGEIDVIINNAGYGIFGAAEELSDEQVDLIIATNLTGSIQLQFDDIEVSCVADSILLETNSKSSLTNNLIARSS, encoded by the coding sequence ATGAGCAAAACATGGATGATTACAGGGGTGAGCAGTGGCTTCGGCTACGAACTGACAAGACAGTTGCTGGACAAAGGCGACAAGGTGATTGGAACGGTGCGCAATAAAGCTAAAATTTCCGATTTGATTACGGAGTACCCGACGCTGTTCGATTGTCAGATCCTTGATGTGACCGATGCCCCAGCAATCCATGAGGTGGTGAAGGATTCTTTTGAAAAACATGGAGAAATCGATGTCATCATCAATAATGCGGGCTACGGGATTTTCGGCGCGGCTGAAGAGTTGAGCGATGAGCAAGTGGACCTCATCATCGCAACCAATTTGACCGGCTCCATCCAGCTTCAATTTGATGACATAGAAGTTTCCTGTGTTGCTGATAGTATACTCCTTGAAACGAACTCCAAGTCAAGCCTAACCAACAACTTGATTGCACGAAGCAGCTAA